In Kaistella faecalis, a genomic segment contains:
- a CDS encoding GNAT family N-acetyltransferase, with amino-acid sequence MTEIKHHNDEKKGLFEIYFENKKAGEMTYTWAGEDKFIIDHTQVDEAFSGKGLAKKLVIAGVEYARKNSKKIIPLCPYAKATIDRNAELQDVLS; translated from the coding sequence ATGACAGAAATTAAACATCACAACGACGAGAAGAAAGGACTATTTGAAATCTATTTTGAAAATAAAAAAGCCGGCGAAATGACTTATACCTGGGCCGGTGAGGATAAATTCATTATCGATCACACCCAAGTTGATGAAGCTTTTAGCGGAAAAGGTCTCGCAAAAAAGCTTGTCATCGCAGGCGTGGAATATGCCAGAAAAAATAGCAAAAAAATCATTCCTCTTTGTCCGTATGCTAAAGCAACCATTGACAGAAACGCAGAGCTGCAGGATGTTTTATCCTGA
- a CDS encoding catalase: MEEKKKLTRQTGAPVPDNQNVQTAGPRGPMLMQDFWFLEKMANFDREVIPERRMHAKGSGAFGTFTVTHDITQYTKAHIFNEIGKKTEMFARFSTVAGERGAADAERDIRGFALKFYTDEGIWDLVGNNTPVFFFRDPMKFPDLNHAVKRDPKTNMRSANNNWDFWTLLPESLHQVTIVMSDRGIPNGYRHMHGFGSHTYSFINHANVRHWVKFHFRTQQGIENLSDEEAGKLIGMDRESSQRDLFDNIEKGNFPKWKMFVQIMTEEQAKTYRFHPFDLTKVWSKKDFPLIEVGEFELNKNPENYFQDVEQAAFNPTNIVPGIGFSPDKMLQGRLFSYGDAQRYRLGVNHFQIPVNKPRCPYHAFHRDGQMRVDGNYGGTKHYEPNSYGEWQEQPQAKEPPLELYGDAYAHNFRDDDEDYFTQPGDLFRIIKADGKEQALFDNTAANVGGAEKFIQIRHIRNCYKADPEYGEGVAKALGLDMMDVFNFDMSPHDQWAPQKS; the protein is encoded by the coding sequence ATGGAAGAAAAGAAAAAATTAACTAGACAGACCGGCGCGCCGGTGCCCGACAATCAAAATGTACAGACTGCAGGACCCAGAGGTCCAATGCTGATGCAGGATTTTTGGTTTCTGGAGAAAATGGCCAATTTCGACAGAGAAGTAATTCCCGAAAGAAGAATGCATGCTAAAGGTTCAGGAGCATTTGGGACATTTACGGTTACTCACGATATTACTCAGTACACCAAAGCTCATATCTTCAACGAAATCGGTAAAAAAACTGAAATGTTTGCAAGATTTTCTACCGTTGCCGGAGAGCGCGGCGCCGCAGATGCAGAACGGGACATCCGTGGTTTCGCTTTAAAGTTTTATACCGATGAGGGAATTTGGGATCTGGTAGGAAATAATACTCCCGTCTTCTTTTTCCGTGATCCGATGAAATTTCCGGATCTGAACCACGCTGTGAAACGCGATCCGAAAACCAATATGCGTAGCGCCAATAACAACTGGGATTTCTGGACTTTGCTGCCAGAATCACTTCACCAGGTGACCATTGTAATGAGCGACCGCGGAATTCCGAATGGTTACCGGCACATGCACGGTTTCGGAAGCCATACCTACAGCTTCATCAATCATGCAAATGTTCGCCATTGGGTAAAATTCCATTTCAGAACCCAGCAGGGAATCGAAAATTTAAGTGACGAAGAAGCAGGGAAATTAATAGGAATGGACCGCGAATCTTCGCAACGTGATCTCTTCGACAATATTGAAAAAGGCAACTTCCCGAAATGGAAAATGTTTGTACAGATCATGACAGAGGAGCAGGCCAAGACTTACCGATTTCATCCGTTTGATTTAACGAAAGTTTGGTCTAAAAAAGACTTCCCTTTAATCGAAGTGGGCGAATTCGAGCTGAATAAAAATCCAGAGAATTATTTCCAGGATGTTGAACAGGCAGCTTTCAATCCAACGAATATTGTTCCCGGCATCGGATTTTCACCGGATAAAATGCTTCAGGGCAGATTATTTTCCTACGGCGATGCACAGCGTTACCGACTGGGTGTAAATCACTTCCAGATTCCGGTGAACAAACCCAGATGTCCTTATCATGCATTCCACAGAGACGGACAAATGCGTGTTGACGGTAATTATGGCGGTACGAAACATTACGAACCCAACAGTTATGGAGAATGGCAGGAGCAACCTCAAGCCAAAGAACCGCCACTTGAACTTTACGGGGATGCCTATGCACATAATTTCCGGGATGATGATGAGGATTATTTCACCCAACCTGGCGATTTATTCAGAATCATCAAAGCTGATGGAAAAGAGCAGGCTCTGTTTGACAATACCGCGGCCAATGTTGGCGGTGCAGAAAAATTCATCCAGATCCGTCACATCAGAAACTGCTACAAAGCTGATCCCGAATATGGTGAAGGCGTTGCGAAAGCTCTGGGTCTGGATATGATGGACGTATTCAATTTTGATATGTCACCACATGACCAGTGGGCACCACAGAAATCGTAA
- a CDS encoding pirin family protein: MSNIGLIIEEKAADIGNFLVGRLLPFREKRAVGPFVFIDHMGPAALNQYQNLDVPPHPHIGLTTLTYLFEGSIQHKDSLGSDIEIKPGAVNWMTAGKGVVHSERTPEYLRNSDKNLHGFQIWVGLPKSLEQSEPTFHHTKANEIPEWSEGSLQYKLIAGELFGRKSPVPVHSNLFFLEVKSKERQKINIGKDLFGEAAMYILEGTVHIEENEFGGKQLLVAKNPTLCEFEIGENATVYLFGGDPFDEERFIFWNFVNSDKEIIEQAKLNWHQQNHDAFPLVHGDEEEFVPLPKAILNGKLSK, from the coding sequence ATGTCAAATATTGGATTAATCATCGAAGAAAAAGCAGCCGACATCGGTAATTTCTTAGTCGGAAGACTGCTTCCTTTCAGGGAAAAAAGAGCAGTGGGACCTTTTGTTTTTATTGATCACATGGGACCTGCTGCACTGAACCAATATCAAAACCTAGACGTTCCGCCGCATCCTCATATTGGACTTACAACTTTAACTTACCTTTTTGAAGGATCTATCCAACACAAAGATTCACTCGGAAGTGATATTGAAATAAAACCCGGAGCGGTGAACTGGATGACTGCCGGAAAAGGCGTAGTACATTCCGAACGAACTCCGGAATATCTCAGAAATTCAGATAAAAACCTGCACGGTTTTCAAATATGGGTAGGTTTACCAAAAAGCCTGGAACAGAGCGAACCCACCTTTCATCACACCAAAGCGAATGAAATTCCTGAATGGAGTGAGGGCAGTCTTCAGTACAAATTAATTGCGGGCGAACTTTTCGGAAGAAAATCTCCCGTACCGGTACATTCTAATTTATTTTTTCTTGAAGTTAAAAGTAAAGAACGTCAGAAAATAAACATTGGGAAGGATTTATTTGGTGAAGCTGCTATGTATATATTGGAAGGGACAGTTCATATTGAAGAGAATGAATTCGGTGGGAAGCAGCTCCTCGTCGCGAAAAATCCAACGCTTTGCGAATTTGAAATCGGCGAAAACGCTACTGTTTATCTTTTTGGCGGCGACCCTTTTGATGAGGAACGCTTTATATTCTGGAACTTTGTCAATTCTGATAAAGAAATTATTGAGCAGGCAAAGCTAAACTGGCATCAGCAAAACCATGATGCTTTTCCTTTGGTTCATGGGGACGAAGAAGAATTTGTACCGCTCCCCAAAGCAATTCTTAACGGGAAATTGTCTAAATAG
- a CDS encoding LLM class flavin-dependent oxidoreductase yields MKKLEFGLMTFADAAPETVPGKGINAHRRIQDLLEEIKLADLLGIDVFGIGEHHRPDYAVSSPTTVLAAAAAVTKNIKLTSAVTVLSSDDPVRVYQQFATVDAISGGRAEIMAGRGSFIESFPLFGFDLNDYDALFEEKLDLLLKINKSEKVSWSGNLRAPIHDLGVYPRALNGEIPVWLAAGGTPASAVRAAKLQLPLMLAIIGGMPRQFTPFINLYKKSWLENGHNAEDLQVGINNHMFIGEDGEKAADDFFPYYAQMMDRVGRSRGWQPMTREQFEYMRSPEGSLMVGSVEQVTEKIVYEYGLFGFTRFFAQASLGFVPHELTMKSIELFGKEVIPAVKKRLGIE; encoded by the coding sequence ATGAAAAAATTAGAATTCGGTTTAATGACTTTCGCTGATGCTGCACCGGAAACCGTTCCGGGAAAAGGAATTAATGCACATCGGCGAATACAGGATCTTTTAGAAGAAATAAAACTCGCAGATTTATTGGGGATTGATGTTTTCGGGATTGGTGAACATCACCGTCCGGATTACGCGGTGTCGTCGCCAACAACCGTACTTGCAGCAGCAGCGGCAGTGACAAAAAACATTAAACTTACGAGCGCAGTAACGGTACTAAGTTCTGATGATCCGGTTCGCGTTTATCAGCAGTTTGCTACGGTAGACGCAATTTCCGGCGGAAGGGCAGAAATCATGGCAGGTCGCGGCTCATTTATTGAATCTTTCCCGCTGTTTGGTTTTGATTTGAATGATTATGATGCACTTTTTGAAGAAAAATTAGACCTTTTACTGAAGATCAACAAGTCAGAAAAGGTCTCTTGGAGCGGAAACCTGCGTGCCCCAATTCATGATTTAGGAGTATATCCAAGGGCTTTAAACGGTGAAATTCCGGTTTGGCTTGCTGCGGGCGGAACTCCAGCTTCTGCAGTGAGAGCCGCGAAGCTTCAGCTGCCTTTAATGTTGGCAATCATTGGCGGAATGCCGCGGCAGTTCACGCCTTTCATTAATCTTTATAAAAAGTCCTGGCTTGAAAATGGCCATAATGCAGAAGATTTACAAGTCGGAATTAACAATCACATGTTTATCGGCGAAGATGGTGAGAAGGCAGCAGATGATTTTTTCCCGTATTACGCGCAGATGATGGATCGTGTTGGCAGAAGCCGCGGCTGGCAACCCATGACTCGAGAACAGTTTGAATATATGCGCAGTCCGGAAGGATCATTAATGGTTGGCAGTGTAGAACAGGTTACTGAAAAAATCGTCTACGAATACGGACTTTTCGGTTTCACTAGATTCTTTGCGCAGGCAAGTTTAGGATTTGTACCGCACGAACTTACGATGAAATCGATCGAACTGTTCGGGAAAGAAGTAATTCCTGCCGTGAAGAAAAGGTTAGGAATTGAATAA
- a CDS encoding NAD(P)-dependent oxidoreductase: MKISLIGATGYVGNAILNELLERNYEVVAIARNTDKIAYDYKNLQKKNVDIFNENELAEILGGSDAIVSAYNPGWTNPNIHEDYLKGAASIQNAVEKSGVKKFIVIGGAGTLKINGNYIVDGPDFPKEIYPGASAVRKYFVDTLSKNETLDWEFFSPALEMNMFSGEKEKTGKYRLGTDSPVFDAEGRSRHSVQDLALAITDELENKKFNRQIFTAAY; encoded by the coding sequence ATGAAAATATCTCTTATCGGCGCTACAGGCTACGTCGGAAATGCAATTCTAAACGAACTGCTCGAAAGAAACTATGAAGTAGTGGCTATCGCCAGAAATACAGACAAAATAGCTTACGATTATAAAAATCTGCAGAAGAAAAATGTTGACATTTTTAACGAAAACGAGCTTGCAGAAATCCTCGGGGGAAGTGATGCCATCGTCAGTGCATACAACCCGGGCTGGACAAACCCAAATATCCACGAGGATTATTTGAAAGGTGCCGCATCCATCCAAAACGCAGTAGAGAAATCCGGCGTTAAAAAATTTATCGTTATTGGAGGTGCCGGAACATTGAAAATTAATGGTAATTATATCGTTGACGGACCAGATTTCCCTAAAGAAATATATCCTGGAGCAAGCGCCGTACGCAAGTATTTCGTAGACACTCTTTCGAAAAACGAAACTTTAGACTGGGAATTTTTCAGTCCTGCCCTGGAAATGAATATGTTCAGCGGGGAAAAAGAAAAAACCGGAAAATACAGGTTGGGAACAGATTCGCCAGTTTTTGATGCAGAAGGCCGCTCCCGCCATTCAGTGCAGGATTTAGCTTTAGCAATCACGGATGAACTTGAAAACAAGAAATTCAACCGACAGATTTTCACGGCTGCTTATTAA
- a CDS encoding pirin family protein produces the protein MAIKKVEIIVPPREPHFVGDGFRVHNFIPGGFRLDMKRMDPFIMLDYNSKFHFSGTDKPRGVGVHPHRGFETVTIAYQGRVEHGDSSGGGGIIGEGDVQWMTAASGVLHKEFHETEWAKKGGIFQMVQLWINLPTKDKMSPPKYQAIKNSEMNTVDLGENGFVEIISGEYQSEKGPASTFSPINMMNAKLKKNGRADFSFPANFSTALLVIEGSITVNDNEKVLTDHFVLFENEGEAFQIEATEDSVVLVLSGQPLNEPIFSHGPFVMNSKQEIIQAFDDFNTGKFGYLED, from the coding sequence ATGGCAATAAAAAAAGTAGAGATAATAGTACCACCGAGAGAGCCTCACTTCGTGGGCGACGGTTTCAGGGTTCATAACTTTATCCCAGGCGGATTCCGTTTAGACATGAAGAGAATGGATCCATTCATCATGTTAGATTACAATTCAAAGTTCCATTTCTCAGGAACCGACAAACCCCGAGGAGTGGGCGTGCATCCGCACAGAGGTTTTGAAACGGTAACCATTGCTTACCAGGGCCGGGTTGAACATGGTGACAGTTCAGGCGGCGGCGGAATCATCGGTGAAGGTGACGTACAATGGATGACAGCAGCTTCCGGCGTACTCCACAAAGAATTCCACGAAACCGAATGGGCAAAAAAGGGCGGAATTTTCCAGATGGTGCAGCTTTGGATCAACCTTCCGACAAAAGACAAAATGAGTCCTCCGAAATATCAGGCCATAAAAAATTCAGAAATGAATACCGTTGATTTGGGCGAAAATGGCTTTGTAGAAATTATTTCCGGCGAATATCAAAGTGAAAAAGGTCCTGCAAGCACATTCAGTCCCATAAACATGATGAACGCCAAGCTGAAGAAAAACGGAAGAGCCGATTTCAGTTTTCCCGCAAATTTCAGCACTGCGCTGTTAGTCATTGAAGGCAGCATTACCGTAAATGATAATGAAAAAGTTCTGACTGACCATTTTGTTCTTTTTGAAAACGAAGGGGAAGCGTTCCAAATTGAAGCTACAGAAGACAGCGTTGTACTGGTATTAAGCGGGCAGCCGTTAAATGAACCTATCTTTTCCCACGGACCTTTTGTAATGAATTCCAAACAGGAAATCATTCAGGCATTTGATGACTTCAATACCGGAAAATTCGGTTATCTGGAGGACTAA
- a CDS encoding MFS transporter — translation MSDSLQTFDTPTKRILPFILATAIFMQMLDSTILNTSLPSIAADLNESPLNMQNAIISYVLTLALFMPVSGFLADKFGTKKVFIFAIIVFSLGSLFCALSQNLTQLVISRVVQGIGGSLMTPVGRLALLKTYDKNELLRAMNYAIVPALIGPVLGPVVGGYMVDYLSWHWIFLINIPIGFVGIVLSLKYMPNYQSKIITFDLKGFLIFATASLLLSISLEMFGTATHTTPVLMIFILGFLMVYFYYRHASKTENPIFPLNLFQVRTFRVGILGNLATRLGISSVPLLLPLMIQIAYGASAVVSGWIVAPMALTAMFGKSSVIKILNRFGYRKTLMTNTFIIGFLICCLAIPGIQTSIWWFVPIIAVMGFFNSIQFTSMNTISLADLRNSHTSSGNSLIAVNQQLAIGFGIAFGLVVLKLFENNANLNYENTHSAFRYTFIVMGILTILSGFVFRRLHSKDGENMRTDH, via the coding sequence ATGTCTGATTCTTTACAAACTTTTGACACCCCAACCAAGAGAATCCTTCCATTCATTCTTGCAACAGCTATTTTCATGCAGATGTTGGATTCTACAATTCTCAACACATCATTACCGTCCATTGCTGCGGACCTGAATGAATCGCCGCTTAATATGCAGAATGCAATCATCAGCTATGTCCTGACGCTTGCGCTATTTATGCCGGTAAGCGGTTTTCTGGCGGATAAATTCGGAACCAAGAAGGTTTTTATATTCGCCATCATAGTTTTCAGTTTGGGATCTTTGTTCTGCGCACTGTCACAAAATCTCACTCAGTTAGTCATTTCTCGTGTGGTACAGGGAATCGGCGGAAGTCTGATGACGCCCGTTGGCCGATTGGCACTCCTGAAAACCTACGATAAAAACGAATTACTCAGGGCAATGAATTACGCTATTGTTCCGGCGTTGATAGGACCTGTTCTAGGACCGGTGGTCGGCGGCTACATGGTAGATTATCTTTCCTGGCACTGGATTTTTCTTATCAATATTCCTATTGGATTTGTAGGAATCGTTCTCAGTTTAAAATACATGCCGAATTACCAGTCCAAAATAATCACTTTTGATCTAAAAGGCTTCCTTATTTTTGCGACAGCCTCTCTCCTGCTCTCCATCTCGCTGGAAATGTTCGGCACTGCTACTCACACTACCCCAGTATTGATGATTTTCATCCTGGGATTCTTAATGGTGTACTTTTATTATCGCCACGCTTCCAAAACGGAAAACCCTATTTTCCCGTTAAATCTTTTTCAGGTAAGAACGTTCCGCGTGGGTATTTTAGGTAATCTGGCCACCCGTTTGGGAATAAGTTCTGTTCCTTTACTTTTGCCATTAATGATTCAGATTGCTTACGGAGCAAGTGCCGTAGTTTCGGGATGGATCGTTGCGCCTATGGCTTTAACTGCAATGTTCGGGAAATCATCAGTAATTAAAATCCTCAACAGATTTGGTTATCGCAAAACCCTGATGACAAATACTTTCATTATTGGTTTTCTCATCTGTTGCCTCGCAATTCCCGGCATACAAACCTCAATTTGGTGGTTTGTTCCGATTATCGCTGTTATGGGTTTCTTTAACTCCATTCAGTTTACCTCAATGAATACAATTTCACTCGCAGATTTACGAAATTCTCACACCAGCAGCGGTAACTCACTTATCGCCGTAAATCAACAGCTTGCGATCGGTTTCGGGATTGCGTTCGGACTGGTTGTTCTGAAACTGTTTGAAAACAATGCAAACCTCAACTACGAGAACACACATTCTGCCTTTCGGTACACATTTATTGTAATGGGAATTCTTACCATACTTTCAGGGTTTGTTTTCAGAAGACTCCATTCCAAAGATGGAGAGAATATGAGAACCGATCATTAA
- the asnB gene encoding asparagine synthase B, with translation MCGIVCLFDAKQKTEVLRPQILEMSKKIRHRGPDWSGIFQDEKVIFSHERLAIVDPTSGKQPLFTKDGKVVLAVNGEIYNHQELRAEFPDYEFLTHSDCEVILALYRRYGKDFLEKLNGIFAFALYDIENDIYLVGRDHMGICPLYQGWDKNGSYYVASELKALEGVCKTIETFLPGHFLYSKDGYEMQKWYKRDWEDFDNVKDNITDISAIRKSLEAAVHRQLMSDVPYGVLLSGGLDSSIIAAVTAKYARNRIESGDTQEAWYPRLHSFAVGLEGSPDLIAAQKAADHIGSIHHEVHFTVQEGLDAVRDVIYHLETYDVTTIRASTPMYLLARVIKSMGIKMVLSGEGSDELFGGYLYFHKAPNAKEFHEETVRKLGKLHLYDCLRANKALMSWGIEGRVPFLDKEFMDVAMTVNPKDKMISKAEGKMEKWVLRKAFEDLLPESIVWRQKEQFSDGVGYSWIDSLKDLAEKEVSDEMMVNAKFRFPLNTPQNKEEYRYRTIFEEHFPSETAAATVPSVPSVACSTPIALEWDEAFKKMNDPSGRAVISVHEDSY, from the coding sequence ATGTGTGGAATTGTATGTCTTTTTGACGCAAAACAAAAAACGGAAGTTCTCCGTCCCCAGATATTAGAAATGTCCAAGAAAATCCGCCACCGTGGCCCGGATTGGAGCGGGATTTTTCAGGATGAAAAAGTAATTTTTTCTCACGAACGCCTGGCAATTGTAGATCCAACTTCAGGCAAACAGCCTCTTTTTACTAAAGACGGAAAAGTAGTTTTAGCCGTAAATGGAGAAATTTACAACCATCAGGAATTGCGCGCAGAATTTCCCGACTATGAATTTCTGACTCATTCAGATTGTGAAGTTATTCTGGCACTCTACCGTCGGTACGGGAAAGATTTTCTTGAAAAACTCAACGGAATATTTGCATTTGCGCTTTATGATATTGAAAATGATATTTATCTCGTAGGTCGCGACCACATGGGGATTTGTCCGCTGTATCAGGGTTGGGACAAAAACGGAAGTTACTATGTCGCTTCTGAACTGAAGGCTTTGGAAGGAGTCTGTAAAACCATTGAAACTTTTTTACCAGGTCATTTTCTTTACAGCAAAGACGGTTACGAAATGCAGAAATGGTATAAACGTGATTGGGAGGATTTTGATAACGTCAAAGACAATATTACAGATATTTCTGCAATCAGAAAAAGCCTTGAAGCAGCGGTTCACCGCCAACTGATGAGCGATGTTCCTTACGGGGTTCTGCTTTCCGGTGGTTTGGATTCGTCGATAATTGCAGCTGTTACTGCAAAATACGCAAGAAACAGAATCGAAAGTGGCGACACTCAGGAAGCTTGGTATCCCAGACTGCACAGCTTTGCCGTGGGATTGGAAGGAAGCCCCGACCTCATCGCTGCACAAAAAGCTGCGGACCATATCGGCTCTATCCACCACGAAGTTCATTTTACGGTTCAGGAAGGTTTGGATGCCGTACGGGATGTTATTTACCATTTGGAAACCTATGATGTTACCACGATTCGTGCCTCAACTCCAATGTATCTATTGGCCAGAGTCATTAAATCCATGGGGATAAAAATGGTGCTTTCCGGTGAAGGAAGCGATGAGCTTTTTGGCGGATATTTATATTTCCACAAAGCCCCGAATGCGAAAGAATTTCATGAAGAAACCGTAAGAAAATTAGGTAAACTGCACCTTTATGACTGTTTGCGCGCGAACAAAGCCTTGATGAGTTGGGGAATTGAAGGACGTGTACCTTTTCTGGATAAAGAATTTATGGATGTAGCGATGACCGTAAATCCTAAAGACAAAATGATTAGCAAAGCGGAAGGAAAAATGGAGAAATGGGTACTGCGAAAAGCATTTGAGGATCTATTGCCCGAATCCATTGTCTGGAGACAGAAAGAACAGTTTTCTGATGGGGTTGGTTACTCCTGGATCGATTCGCTGAAAGATTTGGCAGAGAAAGAAGTCAGCGATGAAATGATGGTTAATGCAAAATTCCGTTTTCCGCTAAACACGCCCCAAAACAAAGAAGAATACCGTTACAGAACAATTTTTGAAGAACATTTCCCTAGTGAAACAGCAGCAGCAACAGTACCTTCAGTACCATCTGTTGCGTGTTCAACTCCAATCGCTCTGGAATGGGACGAAGCCTTCAAAAAAATGAACGATCCAAGCGGCAGAGCCGTTATAAGTGTCCACGAAGATTCCTATTAA
- a CDS encoding RsmB/NOP family class I SAM-dependent RNA methyltransferase — MELIHRNLLIGIHDALQETFFEDRKYADKVIERLLKANRKWGSEDRKVVSQIFYDIIRWKKRLEYYMGEGVKPNNIYKLILAYCLWTKTHYKKFEEFDGIKNADILNKLKKNTVPTKSIEYSIPEWLAETLEKELGSKWEREMHALNEQAPTILRANTLKTTAKELVSDLKDEDVESFQIRNYPDAVQLQEKKNVFLTSAFKDGLFEVQDASSQKIGELLDVQEGMRVVDACAGAGGKTLHLAALMKNKGQIIALDIYEWKLAELKRRAKRAGAHNIETRFIEDNKVIKRLHEKADRVLIDAPCSGLGVLKRNPDSKWKIDQDFIDRIKNEQQQILQDYSKMLKKGGKMIYATCSILPSENNEQVETFLKNNEGFTLIKEEKVMPSDGFDGFYMALIGRNA; from the coding sequence ATGGAACTGATACACAGAAACTTACTGATAGGAATTCACGACGCACTGCAGGAAACCTTTTTTGAAGACAGAAAATATGCCGACAAGGTTATAGAAAGACTCCTGAAAGCCAACAGAAAATGGGGCAGCGAAGACCGGAAAGTGGTTTCGCAAATTTTTTATGACATTATCCGCTGGAAAAAACGCCTTGAATATTACATGGGCGAAGGCGTAAAACCAAACAACATCTATAAGTTAATTCTTGCGTATTGTCTTTGGACCAAGACGCATTATAAAAAATTCGAGGAGTTTGACGGGATTAAAAATGCTGATATCCTGAATAAACTCAAGAAAAATACGGTTCCAACAAAATCAATCGAATACTCCATACCTGAATGGCTTGCCGAAACTCTTGAAAAAGAACTGGGCAGCAAATGGGAAAGAGAAATGCATGCTCTTAACGAGCAGGCCCCTACAATTCTCCGTGCAAATACCCTGAAAACAACAGCCAAAGAACTGGTTTCCGATCTTAAGGATGAGGATGTGGAAAGTTTCCAGATCCGAAATTATCCGGATGCTGTTCAGCTGCAGGAAAAGAAAAATGTATTCTTAACTTCCGCTTTTAAAGACGGTTTGTTCGAAGTTCAGGATGCTTCTTCTCAGAAAATCGGTGAGTTGCTTGATGTTCAGGAAGGAATGCGCGTGGTAGACGCTTGCGCCGGAGCGGGTGGGAAAACCCTACATTTGGCTGCTTTGATGAAAAACAAAGGTCAAATTATTGCGCTTGATATTTACGAATGGAAACTCGCTGAGCTGAAAAGACGCGCAAAAAGAGCTGGTGCTCACAACATTGAAACGAGATTTATCGAAGACAATAAAGTAATCAAAAGACTTCACGAAAAAGCTGACCGTGTTTTGATCGACGCGCCCTGTTCAGGTTTAGGGGTCTTGAAAAGAAACCCCGATTCCAAATGGAAAATCGACCAGGATTTTATCGACAGGATTAAAAATGAGCAGCAGCAGATTCTTCAGGATTACAGCAAAATGCTGAAAAAAGGAGGAAAAATGATTTACGCAACCTGTTCAATCTTGCCAAGTGAAAACAACGAGCAGGTTGAAACTTTCCTGAAAAACAATGAAGGATTCACACTTATTAAGGAAGAAAAAGTAATGCCGAGCGACGGATTTGACGGGTTTTATATGGCGTTGATCGGAAGAAACGCATAA
- a CDS encoding zinc ribbon domain-containing protein YjdM, whose protein sequence is MSDTIICPKCQSEFTYEQDNLQVCSQCFHEWDPNEVNSGETILDMNGNELQNGDSVIVMKDLPVKGAPKPVKAGTKVKNIRLRPDSDHNIDCKIDGFGAMALKSEFVKKA, encoded by the coding sequence ATGAGCGATACAATTATTTGTCCTAAATGCCAGTCAGAATTTACTTACGAACAGGATAACCTCCAGGTTTGTTCCCAGTGCTTTCATGAATGGGATCCGAATGAGGTCAACAGTGGCGAAACCATTCTGGACATGAATGGTAATGAACTTCAAAACGGAGATTCCGTAATCGTAATGAAAGATTTGCCGGTTAAAGGTGCACCAAAACCTGTGAAAGCGGGAACTAAAGTTAAAAATATCCGTTTGCGTCCCGATTCAGATCATAATATCGACTGCAAAATCGATGGTTTCGGAGCAATGGCTTTGAAGTCGGAATTTGTGAAGAAGGCATAA